A genomic window from Colletotrichum destructivum chromosome 7, complete sequence includes:
- a CDS encoding Putative defensin-like protein 20-28, whose translation MKLSALLPVFLLNGIASASIAQFLCNNRPPISQWGPANCSEEDHWQCYTRCQTKCPVAGQPSVASIGYVRPDEKCDCYCWV comes from the exons ATGAAGCTctccgccctcctcccggtGTTCCTGCTCAACGGCATCGCGTCCGCCTCGATCGCCCAGTTTCTCTGCAACAACAGGCCGCCTATCTCTCAATGGGGT CCCGCCAACTGCTCCGAAGAGGACCACTGGCAATGCTACACGCGCTGCCAGACTAAA TGTCCCGTTGCCGGACAGCCCTCCGTGGCTTCGATTGGATACGT GCGACCCGACGAGAAGTGCGACTGTTACTGCTGGGTGTAG
- a CDS encoding Putative magnesium transporter NIPA: MDHSANMLTEAHEIYARMGGSTGETATRPPAYKAIGIALAVASGAFIGTSFVVKKVGLLKANEKYNEAPGEGYGYLKNAWWWTGMILMIIGEICNFVAYAFTDAILVTPLGALSVVLTAILSAIFLKERLSMVGKVSCFLCIVGSIVIVMNAPENSAVANIQQMQSYVIHPAFLSYAGVIIIGAAITAWYAGPRWGKKNMLVYISICSWVGGLSVVATQGLGAAIVAQAGGQAQFNQWFTYVLLVFVIATLLTEIIFLNKALNLFNAALVTPTYYVYFTSTTIITSAVLFRGFKGTPTAIITVVNGFLTICAGVVLLQLSKSAKDVPDTAVFSGDLNQIHTIAEQEQPETEPKADAIRGAAAIVRRLSSARQKMEEEEFRRLHEEKLRESLEPVSEDGQPMYEWDGLRRRRTMTVGSRSTRGTVLSPYPPSQSGVPRTPTVVPPTSPQAHPPLGMSHFPTEEEMAEHDRPTSPGMLSSIAGTIRERARSVLSPNQPQFQDPRVQSPMHPVPLTEIAVSTLKSDGDQSPYHGTSREHVYGLPAGGRGNLEYAGAAGIYDQRAVSRGSVFSGASSHLGPTPPPHSARRQFSFTNMFKKHQADAPPQHDEEQPQPQLRPTSRYGLGSRGYSSPQVKNATEEERLGLVKGDSNSMPVLQHYDDDDEEEDPYIDDKMRPVDSTPSPPQHSRYGRGITTPPRRGSDGRDTDFESEAPTPPPHRPQPGGGRPGAFL, translated from the exons ATGGACCACTCCGCAAACATGCTCACGGAAGCCCACGAGATTTATGCACGCATGGGAGGCTCGACCGGTGAGACGGCCACCCGACCGCCTGCGTACAAGGCTATTGGTATTGCCCTCGCCGTTGCCTCGGGCGCATTCATCGGTACCTCCTTCGTCGTCAAAAAGGTCGGCCTGCTGAAAGCCAATGAGAAATACAACGAAGCCCCTGGCGAGGGCTATGGCTACCTTAAAAACGCTTGGTGGTGGACCGGTATGATTCTTATGATCATCGGAGAGATCTGCAACTTTGTCGCCTACGCCTTCACCGACGCCATTCTCGTCACGCCGCTAGGCGCCCTGTCCGTCGTCCTGACTGCCATCCTCTCCGCCATTTTCCTCAAGGAGCGCCTGAGCATGGTTGGCAAAGTCTCCTGCTTCCTCTGCATTGTTGGATCCATTGTCATTGTCATGAACGCCCCCGAGAACTCGGCCGTAGCCAACATCCAGCAGATGCAGAGCTATGTCATTCACCCGGCCTTTTTGTCCTacgccggcgtcatcatcattggcgccgccatcacTGCGTGGTATGCTGGCCCGCGGTGGGGTAAGAAGAACATGTTGGTCTACATCTCCATTTGCAGTTGGGTTGGAGGCTTGAGCGTCGTGGCCACGCAGGGTCTGGGAGCCGCCATCGTTGCCCAGGCCGGAGGACAAGCTCAGTTCAACCAATGGTTCACTTACGTGCTTTTGGTCTTTGTGATTGCCACATTGCTGACCGAGATCATTTTCTTGAAC AAAGCCCTGAACCTTttcaacgccgccctcgttaCCCCCACATACTACGTCTACttcaccagcaccaccatcatcacctcggccgtccTCTTCAGAGGCTTTAAAGGCACACCgaccgccatcatcaccgtcgtCAACGGTTTCTTGACAATCTGCGCCGGAGTGGTGCTGTTGCAACTCTCGAAATCCGCCAAAGATGTGCCCGACACGGCCGTCTTTTCTGGAGATCTTAACCAGATCCACACCATTGCCGAACAGGAGCAGCCCGAGACTGAGCCCAAggccgacgccatccgcggcgccgctgccATCGTGCGTCGCTTGTCCTCGGCCAGACAGaagatggaagaggaggagttCAGGCGGCTGCACGAAGAAAAGCTAAGGGAGTCTCTGGAGCCCGTCAGCGAGGATGGCCAGCCAATGTATGAATGGGACGGACTGAGGAGACgcaggacgatgacggtggGGAGCCGAAGCACCCGCGGAACGGTCCTCTCGCCTTACCCACCCTCTCAATCCGGCGTGCCCCGTACGCCAACTGTTGTTCCCCCGACTTCGCCCCAGGCTCATCCACCGCTGGGTATGTCTCACTTCCCAACTGAAGAGGAGATGGCGGAGCACGACCGCCCTACGTCCCCTGGCATGCTCTCGAGCATTGCTGGCACGATTCGAGAGCGAGCGCGGAGTGTCTTATCGCCCAATCAACCCCAGTTCCAGGATCCGAGGGTGCAGAGCCCCATGCATCCAGTCCCTTTGACAGAGATTGCCGTATCCACCCTCAAGTCGGACGGCGACCAGTCTCCGTATCACGGCACGAGCAGAGAACACGTCTACGGTCTTccagccggcggccgcggcaaCTTGGAGTATGCCGGTGCCGCTGGTATCTACGACCAGCGGGCTGTCTCGCGGGGTAGTGTTTTCAGCGGCGCCAGCTCGCATCTCGGACCCACCCCGCCTCCTCATTCGGCAAGGAGACAATTCTCCTTCACCAACATGTTCAAAAAACATCAAGCCGACGCGCCGCCGCAACATGACGAagagcagccgcagccgcagctcCGACCGACCAGTCGATATGGTCTCGGCTCGCGCGGTTATTCCAGCCCACAGGTCAAAAACGCCACTGAAGAGGAGCGGCTTGGGCTTGTGAAAGGGGATTCCAACTCGATGCCTGTTTTGCAACACtacgatgacgatgacgaagaggaagatcCCTACATTGACGATAAGATGAGGCCCGTGGACTCGACCCCGAGTCCGCCACAACACTCGAGATACGGGCGAGGCATCACGACTCCGCCGAGGAGGGGCAGCGATGGCCGTGACACAGACTTTGAGTCTGAAGCGCCGACACCGCCCCCTCATCGGCCTCAGCCaggcggcggacggcctGGAGCATTCCTATAA